AGAAATAAAATAGATGGAATTGATGAAGAGATCATATCTCTAATCATAAAAAGAACATCACTTGCAGGGGACATTGTAAGTGCAAAAATGGTTCTGGGCATGGAGATAGAAGATAAAAAGAGAGAAGGTTATATTCAGGATAAAACAAAAAGAATAGCAGAGCAGAAACAAATAGATGAGAACTGCCTCAAAGAAATAATGAGAATTTTAACAGATTTAAACAAAAAAGAACAGAAAGAAATACTCCGGAGGGAAACTAATGGGTAACATAAGAACATCATTCGTAAAAAGGATTGCAAAAGAATTAATAGAAACATATGAAGGTAAATTCACCACTGAATTTGATAAAAACAAAAAATTAGTGGAAGAATACTCTACTGTAAGCACTAAACATCTTAGAAACAAAATTGCAGGATATGTAACCAGACTGGTTAGACAGGAATCATGAATAAATTCAGGTGTGACATTTAATGGGAATTATAGTGGTCAAGTTTGGAGGAACATCTATCGGAGACGGGGAAAGGATTAAAAAAGCCGCCCAATCAGTTGTAAATGAATACATGAAAGGTAACAGGATAGTTGTAGTGGTATCAGCAATAAACAAGACTACCGATGAATTTTTAAAGATCGTCGCAGATGCTTTAGGAAGCTCCATAACAGATAAACAGCTTGCAGAAGTCTTTTCAATGGGTGAAATGACCAGTGTCAGAATTTTTTCAACAACAATTGAATCATTAGGCGTTAAATCAGAGTATATTGATCCTTATAAAGACAATTGGCCAGTTATAACTGATGATAATTTTTTAAGTGCAAAAGTAGATTTTAAAAAAACAGAAGAAAAATCAAGAGAATTAAAAAAGATGATTGACGAGGGAATAATTCCTGTAGTCTGTGGCTTCCTTGGAAGGGATAAATCAGGAACCATTACCACTTTAGGTCGTGGTGGAAGCGATATAACAGCTTTTCTACTTGGGCACTGTCTTAAAGCAGAAGAAGTAATAATTGTGACCGATGTTGGTGGTGTAATGTCCACCGATCCAAACAAACTTCAAACCGCAAAAAAACTTGATAAAATTTCTGTTGAAGAAATGAGAGATCTTGCAACTCATGGGGCGCAAATACTCCATCCCCATGCTCTTAAATATAAAGACCCTGAAATTGATGCAAAAATAATAGGATATGAACATGGAGATTTGCAAGCTCCAGGAACAGAAATTATTGGGCCATCCAATAACAGCGAATTAATTAAAAGTGCAACTTTAAACACCGAGCCCATATCAGTTATAGCTGTTGTTGGGGAAGAAATTCTAACTAAAACAGGAATTCTGGCAAGTATAACAGATACCCTTGCTCTAAATGATATTAACATTTTTGGAATTTCCACAGGCCAGAATTCCATAACCGTATTTGTAAATAAAGCAGAGTCAGAACGTGCCCATGAAGTACTTCATGAAGTGGTAGTCGAAACCGATAATTTAAGTTCTCTATCTCTTGGAAGGGAAATTGCAATGATAACTGTTACAAGTCAGGATTTTATAGATACTCCGGGAGTTATTGCAGAAATAACCGAACCTTTACAAAAAAACAAAATCAATATAGTTGAAATTTCTTCAAGTCAAACTTCTGTTGTTATTTTTGTTGATTGGAATGATGGAAGAAAAGCTTATGAACTTGTAAAAGGTGTTCTAAAATGAAATTAGAAGGTACGATCGTAGCTATGGTAACGCCATACACAAAAAGTGATGAAATAGATGAGGAAGGAATCCGTAAAAATATAAATTACTTAATAGAAAAGGGCGTAAATGGGATATTAGCTGCTGGAACGACAGGAGAATCAGCTACAGTATCTCATGATGAACACCGTAAGCTGATTGACATTCTAATCGATGAAGTTAACGGTAGAGTTACAACTATTGCCGGTGCAGGAAGTAATTCATCTAAAGAAGCTCTTGGACTTGTAAAACATGCTGAAGATACTGGGGCGGATTTTGCACTTGTAATAACGCCCTACTATAACAAACCACAACCTCACGGTCTTTACAAACACTATGAAATGTTAACGGATTCTACAGATATCCCTATTGTGGTTTACAATGTACCTTCAAGGACTGGAACGGATATAGATGTTGATACTATTGGAAAAGTGGCAGAACTGGACAATATAGTTGCTATAAAAGAAGCAAACCCTGACATGGACAAAGTATCAAGGATAATTAAAAAAATTGATGAAATTGATAAAACTGATAAATTCGTTGTTCTTTCTGGAAACGATGATCTTACACTCTCTATGATGGTTCTGGGGGCAAAAGGAGTTATAAGCGTTCTTGGAAATGTTGATCCGGCGCGTATGAGTCAAATGGTTAATTATGCCCTGGAAGGCGACTTTGAATCTGCAGCTAAAGCACATTATGAGCTTTATGACCTTATGAAAGTACTCTTTATTGAAACCAATCCAGTGCCAGCAAAAACAGCTTTAAACATGATGGGGAGACCTGCAGGCCATGTTAGAATGCCTCTTGCACCTCTTAAAGAGGAAAATGAGGCTAAATTGAAACAGGTCCTCAAAAAACTTGATTTAATTTAAATTTTTTTAGGAGATAGATAAAATGATTGGAGTAGCTGTAACAGGCGCAAGTGGAAGAATGGGTTCTAAAATAATTAAAACCATACTAAAACAGGACGATATGAAAGTTGTGGCAGCAATAGAAGCACCAGAAACTCCTTTGGAAGAGAAAGATATAGGAGAAATTGTTGGTGTTGGAAGGATAGGTGTACCTGTTAACGGTGCAGAAAAGCTTGCCGAAGTTTTAAAGGAAAAGAAACCTGATGTACTTGTTGATTTCACCATAGCCGATGCAGCGGTAAACACAATCAAAACAGCTGCAAAACACGGTGTAAATATTGTTGTAGGCACAACCGGTATATCTGATAAACAGATGGATGAAATCAAAGATGCAATCGCTGAAAATAATATAAAAGCAGTTATATCTCCAAATATGGCGGTGGGGGTCAACGTCTTCTTTAAAGTGATCAAAGACATTACAAAAATCCTCAACGATTATGACATCGAAATAATTGAAGCACACCACAAACACAAGGCCGATGCTCCATCAGGGACTGCGGTTAAGGCCTATGAAATAATAGCAGATGAACTTGGAAGAAAAACATGTGTATATGGTAGACAGGGGCTTGTTGGGGCCCGTACACAGGAAGAAATAGGAATGCATGCAGTTCGTGGAGGAGATATTGTGGGTGATCATACAGTGCTCTTTGCAGGGGAAGGAGAGAGAATTGAACTTGTTCACAGGGCCCACAGCAGACAGGCATTTGTAAATGGAGTGATCAAAGCTATAAGATTTGTAGTCAATGCTCCTGAAGGTAAAATAAGTGATATGGGCGATGTTTTGGATATAAAATAGATCTCCTTTTAAAAACAGGGTAAAGTAATTGAATTTGTGGTTATAGGTGATTAAAATGATAAACGTAGGTATTCTCGGAGCAACTGGAATGGTTGGACAGAGATTCATCGAAATACTGGCAGATCATCCAAAGTTCGAACTCACCGCTCTTGCAGCATCTGCAAGATCAGCCGGAAAAAAATATGAAGACGCAGCAACATGGTATCTTGATACCAAGATACCAGAGATGGTTAAAGACATGATTGTGGTGGATACAGACCCAAAGGAAATAAAAGATGTGGATATAGTATTTTCTGCACTACCTGCAGAAAGTGCAGCAGTTGTAGAGCCGAAGTTTGCAGAGTCTATGGTTGTAGCATCAAATGCAAGTGCAATGAGAATGGAACCAGATGTTCCACTTGTAATTCCTGAAGTAAATCCAGAACACCTGGACATGATTGAAACCCAGCAAAAAAACAGGGGATGGGATGGTTTTATTGTTACAAATCCTAACTGTTCAACTATAGCACTTACAATTACTCTTAAACCGCTTTACGACCAGTACAATATTAAAAGGGTTTATGTTTCCACAATGCAGGCTGTTTCAGGGGCAGGTTACAATGGAGTTCCTTCTATGGCCATTGTGGACAACCTGGTTCCATTTATTGGCGGCGAAGAAGAAAAGATAGAAACTGAAACCCTTCATTTATTAGGTGATTATGATGGTGAAACTGTAACTCCAGCATCTTTTGGAGTGAGCGCGTCGTGCCATAGAGTTGCAATCTTAGATGGACATACAGAAGCTGTTTTCATTGAAATGGAAGATGAATTTGAAATTGAGGATATTAAAGAATCAATGGATTCATTTAAAGGCCTCCCCCAGAAACTGGATCTCTATTCTGCACCGCAAAAACCTATTATAGTTAAAGAAGAAGAAAATAGACCTCAACCAAGAATGGACAGGAATAATGATAAAGGTATGGCTGTAACTGTTGGTAGAATTAGAAAAGATGCAGTGTTTTCAGATAGCTTTAAATATGTTCTTGTAGGGCATAATACTATTAGGGGTGCTGCTGGAGCTTCAATTTTGAATGCTGAATTGTTATCTGAGATAATGTAGATATTTACATTATCCCGCGAATAGTCTGGAAAACCCTTACGCTGATTAAAAACATATTCTACACCGGGCACTCACCAAAAACATAAGTTTAATGGAGAAATTTGTTATGGAGAAATTGTCAGGGTCTTCTCTGGTTAAAATCACCAAAGAAGCGGTTCACTGCGATGTGGAAGATGAAGTAGTAATTTTAAGCATGAAAGATGGGGTATATTATGGACTGAATCCAGTGGGGGCATTTATCTGGAATCAGATTCAGGAACCGAAGAGGGTTAATGAAATTAGGGATGCGATTCTTGGAGAATATGAAGTTGATAGAGAAGCATGTGAAAAGGACTTAATGCAATTACTGGGCGAACTTTTAGATAAAAAGCTTATTGAGGTGGAGGAAAGTTTTTAACCACTCTAAAATAGTAATTTGAGGTTATTAATGAATAAAATTAAAAGTTTTATAAAACTAAACTCTACTTTGAAATTCATTTTAATTAAAGCGTTTTTTCTACTTTTAACTGTAAGGATATTGCTCTGGATACTTCCTTTTTCATTTATAAAGAAGATAATCCCGGGATTTATTGTGGTTTCTGAGGATATGGAAACTTCAGAAATTTCCACAGAAAAGCTTACCTGGGCAATCAGGGTGATGAGTACCTACACTCCTAAAGCCACATGCCTCACCCGTGCAATTGCAGCGCAAATTCTGCTTGCAAGGTACAATTATTCATCAACTATTAAAATAGGTGTCTTTAAAAATGAAGAGGAATTTGAAGCTCATGCATGGCTGGAAGCAGAGGGTGGGACAATTCTTGGTGAATCAGAAACCGAATATACTCCAATAATGGATATGGGATAAAAAAAGATGTATCTCTAATAAATGAAGTTATTCACAGTAATTCTACATTGAAATTAGTTTTTAGAAGATTTATCCTCTTTAAAAAAAATTGCGGCTATAAGGATGAGTCAAGAACATATCTATCTATCATTTCTATCTTCCCTTATGAGTTTTGCAGAAGAAACAGTTCCCTTCATTTTTTTTAATTTCCGGGTAGCTAAGTAATTCATAATTTACTAATAAAATAATTATTTCAGGGTGAAAATCTGAATGAGTGCAATAACAGGGATTTTTTACAGAAAAGAGCGGAAAGTTTACCCGGAACTCATTAAAAGGATGAATGACAGGCTTTCGTATCGTGGACCTGATGGATCTACGGTTTGGAGTTATTAATGTTGTTTTAAAGATTTAACATTTAATAGAATCATTTATTTTAATTATAAAAACTATTATAAGCTATTTAGAATAAATTGAAAGAGATAAGAGGATGACATATGTTTTATTACAGAGCATTTGGATTAAATATTTCATCTGAAGTTGAACTTCCAGGAATGATTGAAACAGATAGTGACAATAAATTTCATGTTCAGATCAGTTTAAATGAAGTTAATGTACCTCCATTTAAGGGTATAGATAGCCCCAACTATTTTGTGGATGGAAAAAATGTTTATCTGTGGTGGGATGAGATCGGGAAGGTTAAGATAAGTGATGGAAA
This window of the Methanobacterium sp. genome carries:
- the dapB gene encoding 4-hydroxy-tetrahydrodipicolinate reductase, with protein sequence MIGVAVTGASGRMGSKIIKTILKQDDMKVVAAIEAPETPLEEKDIGEIVGVGRIGVPVNGAEKLAEVLKEKKPDVLVDFTIADAAVNTIKTAAKHGVNIVVGTTGISDKQMDEIKDAIAENNIKAVISPNMAVGVNVFFKVIKDITKILNDYDIEIIEAHHKHKADAPSGTAVKAYEIIADELGRKTCVYGRQGLVGARTQEEIGMHAVRGGDIVGDHTVLFAGEGERIELVHRAHSRQAFVNGVIKAIRFVVNAPEGKISDMGDVLDIK
- a CDS encoding lasso peptide biosynthesis B2 protein; the protein is MNKIKSFIKLNSTLKFILIKAFFLLLTVRILLWILPFSFIKKIIPGFIVVSEDMETSEISTEKLTWAIRVMSTYTPKATCLTRAIAAQILLARYNYSSTIKIGVFKNEEEFEAHAWLEAEGGTILGESETEYTPIMDMG
- a CDS encoding aspartate kinase yields the protein MGIIVVKFGGTSIGDGERIKKAAQSVVNEYMKGNRIVVVVSAINKTTDEFLKIVADALGSSITDKQLAEVFSMGEMTSVRIFSTTIESLGVKSEYIDPYKDNWPVITDDNFLSAKVDFKKTEEKSRELKKMIDEGIIPVVCGFLGRDKSGTITTLGRGGSDITAFLLGHCLKAEEVIIVTDVGGVMSTDPNKLQTAKKLDKISVEEMRDLATHGAQILHPHALKYKDPEIDAKIIGYEHGDLQAPGTEIIGPSNNSELIKSATLNTEPISVIAVVGEEILTKTGILASITDTLALNDINIFGISTGQNSITVFVNKAESERAHEVLHEVVVETDNLSSLSLGREIAMITVTSQDFIDTPGVIAEITEPLQKNKINIVEISSSQTSVVIFVDWNDGRKAYELVKGVLK
- a CDS encoding chorismate mutase, with amino-acid sequence MDRAEALKILQESRNKIDGIDEEIISLIIKRTSLAGDIVSAKMVLGMEIEDKKREGYIQDKTKRIAEQKQIDENCLKEIMRILTDLNKKEQKEILRRETNG
- the asd gene encoding aspartate-semialdehyde dehydrogenase; protein product: MINVGILGATGMVGQRFIEILADHPKFELTALAASARSAGKKYEDAATWYLDTKIPEMVKDMIVVDTDPKEIKDVDIVFSALPAESAAVVEPKFAESMVVASNASAMRMEPDVPLVIPEVNPEHLDMIETQQKNRGWDGFIVTNPNCSTIALTITLKPLYDQYNIKRVYVSTMQAVSGAGYNGVPSMAIVDNLVPFIGGEEEKIETETLHLLGDYDGETVTPASFGVSASCHRVAILDGHTEAVFIEMEDEFEIEDIKESMDSFKGLPQKLDLYSAPQKPIIVKEEENRPQPRMDRNNDKGMAVTVGRIRKDAVFSDSFKYVLVGHNTIRGAAGASILNAELLSEIM
- a CDS encoding 30S ribosomal protein S17e — protein: MGNIRTSFVKRIAKELIETYEGKFTTEFDKNKKLVEEYSTVSTKHLRNKIAGYVTRLVRQES
- the dapA gene encoding 4-hydroxy-tetrahydrodipicolinate synthase, translated to MKLEGTIVAMVTPYTKSDEIDEEGIRKNINYLIEKGVNGILAAGTTGESATVSHDEHRKLIDILIDEVNGRVTTIAGAGSNSSKEALGLVKHAEDTGADFALVITPYYNKPQPHGLYKHYEMLTDSTDIPIVVYNVPSRTGTDIDVDTIGKVAELDNIVAIKEANPDMDKVSRIIKKIDEIDKTDKFVVLSGNDDLTLSMMVLGAKGVISVLGNVDPARMSQMVNYALEGDFESAAKAHYELYDLMKVLFIETNPVPAKTALNMMGRPAGHVRMPLAPLKEENEAKLKQVLKKLDLI
- a CDS encoding PqqD family protein — its product is MEKLSGSSLVKITKEAVHCDVEDEVVILSMKDGVYYGLNPVGAFIWNQIQEPKRVNEIRDAILGEYEVDREACEKDLMQLLGELLDKKLIEVEESF